A single genomic interval of Chloracidobacterium validum harbors:
- a CDS encoding ABC transporter ATP-binding protein: MPPVVEIEHLSMEYVTGFWRNKRAKSLVDVSLEVYEGEVFGFLGHNGAGKTTTLKILMRIVYPTGGTARILGRPLDDLTMRRRIGYLPETPYFYDYLTGRELLDYFGRLCGLDADQRAQRIRDMLALVSLQHAADRPLRKYSKGMLQRIGIAQALLHDPDVVFLDEPMTGLDPIGRREVRDIIAGLRDRGKTVFFSTHILSDVEALCDRIAILKQGRRVAYGTLAEIQAGRSVTLEIVATETTPETVQALEPYAARLRQTAAGLHCELKSASQVSDAVAALHHHGGRLVSITPIKSALEEFFIRDEAVNEVA, translated from the coding sequence ATGCCCCCGGTGGTTGAGATCGAGCACCTCTCGATGGAATACGTCACTGGCTTTTGGCGCAATAAACGCGCCAAGTCACTCGTGGATGTGAGTCTTGAAGTTTACGAAGGCGAAGTGTTCGGGTTTCTTGGCCACAACGGCGCGGGAAAAACCACGACGCTCAAAATTCTTATGCGGATTGTCTATCCAACCGGCGGGACGGCGCGCATCTTGGGCCGCCCGTTGGACGACCTGACGATGCGGCGGCGCATCGGCTACCTACCGGAAACGCCTTACTTTTACGACTACCTGACCGGGCGTGAACTGCTCGACTACTTTGGCCGCCTCTGCGGGTTGGACGCTGACCAGCGCGCTCAACGGATTCGGGACATGCTGGCACTGGTGAGCCTCCAGCATGCGGCCGACCGCCCGTTGCGGAAGTACTCCAAGGGGATGCTCCAGCGGATCGGCATTGCCCAGGCCCTACTGCACGACCCGGACGTGGTCTTTTTGGACGAACCCATGACCGGGCTTGACCCCATCGGACGCCGTGAGGTCCGCGACATCATCGCCGGACTGCGCGACCGTGGTAAAACGGTCTTTTTCTCAACCCACATCCTATCGGATGTCGAAGCCCTGTGCGACCGGATCGCCATTCTCAAGCAGGGACGACGGGTAGCCTATGGGACGCTGGCGGAGATTCAGGCCGGGCGTTCGGTAACACTCGAAATCGTTGCCACCGAAACGACACCGGAAACTGTTCAGGCCCTGGAACCATACGCCGCCCGTCTGCGCCAAACGGCCGCCGGGCTACACTGTGAATTGAAGTCAGCCAGCCAAGTAAGCGATGCGGTCGCGGCGCTGCACCACCACGGCGGACGACTGGTTTCCATCACGCCAATCAAGTCGGCGCTGGAAGAGTTTTTCATCCGGGATGAGGCAGTCAACGAGGTCGCCTGA
- a CDS encoding mechanosensitive ion channel family protein translates to MNPTDFTYYWWIVVGILTSGLAIFFIKKSSVAAAVREALRFPLWCLVVTVVTALADYVAADYAPPAFFRHASAVSLALALGRLSVLAFFDAGIANWLGLAAERIFRDIIQGIVYAAVVFLALSWAGVQITSLLVTSALFTAIIGLALQDTLGNIVAGLTLQVQQPFEVGDWIQLDDGQRAGEVIEINWRAVKIFTLDQEQVTIPNGLLAKSQIVTYTKPSALARQTVFVQSSYHIPPERVRAAVLTALHDIPEICADPAPVVATVAFLENATIRYAIRYFITNFGRREAIASLVRDRVWYALDRAAVDIPLPLSGIELRRPVSVEARAHQAAVAGEALLSTVPLLACLSPTERLLVARSMHRQRYAPGESIVRQGEPGDALFILEAGVVRIEVDGLQVGQMNAPDCFGEMALMTGEPRSATIRAVGEVTVQTIHRDIFCHLLRTNPRLAEAFSQVLAERLEARRAGLEAARIAAIPALHLNEKSSQLLAQIKRLFALE, encoded by the coding sequence ATGAATCCTACGGACTTTACATACTACTGGTGGATTGTGGTCGGCATACTGACTTCTGGTCTGGCCATCTTCTTCATCAAGAAGTCAAGTGTCGCGGCTGCGGTCAGGGAGGCGCTCCGCTTTCCCCTGTGGTGTCTGGTTGTCACCGTCGTCACGGCCCTGGCCGATTACGTCGCGGCTGACTATGCCCCACCAGCTTTCTTTCGCCATGCGTCGGCAGTGAGTTTGGCACTGGCCCTGGGGCGATTGTCAGTGCTGGCTTTTTTTGATGCCGGTATTGCGAACTGGTTAGGACTTGCCGCGGAACGCATTTTCCGCGACATCATCCAGGGCATCGTCTATGCAGCCGTGGTGTTCCTGGCCCTGAGTTGGGCCGGCGTACAGATTACTTCACTGCTGGTTACGTCGGCGCTCTTTACTGCCATCATCGGTTTGGCGCTGCAAGACACACTGGGCAACATCGTGGCCGGGCTGACGCTACAGGTGCAGCAGCCGTTTGAAGTCGGCGACTGGATTCAACTCGACGACGGGCAGCGCGCCGGCGAAGTCATCGAAATCAACTGGCGGGCAGTCAAAATTTTCACGCTTGACCAGGAACAGGTCACCATCCCCAACGGGTTGCTTGCCAAGAGCCAGATTGTGACCTACACGAAACCATCGGCACTGGCACGCCAGACGGTCTTTGTGCAGTCGTCATATCACATCCCACCGGAACGGGTACGGGCTGCGGTTCTGACCGCACTGCACGACATTCCCGAAATTTGTGCCGACCCAGCGCCGGTGGTGGCGACGGTTGCGTTTTTGGAAAATGCAACCATCCGCTACGCCATTCGCTATTTCATCACGAACTTTGGACGGCGCGAGGCCATCGCCAGTCTGGTGCGCGATCGGGTGTGGTATGCCCTGGATCGGGCGGCGGTGGATATACCGCTGCCACTGTCGGGTATTGAGTTACGCCGTCCGGTATCGGTGGAAGCGCGGGCGCACCAGGCGGCTGTGGCAGGTGAGGCACTGCTGAGCACGGTGCCGTTGCTGGCGTGCCTGTCGCCAACGGAGCGCCTGCTGGTGGCCCGGAGCATGCACCGGCAACGCTATGCGCCTGGGGAGTCCATTGTGCGTCAGGGAGAGCCAGGCGATGCCCTGTTTATTCTGGAGGCCGGCGTCGTACGCATCGAGGTTGATGGACTCCAGGTCGGGCAGATGAACGCGCCGGATTGCTTTGGGGAAATGGCGCTGATGACCGGTGAGCCACGCTCGGCGACGATTCGCGCCGTGGGGGAAGTGACCGTGCAAACCATCCACCGGGATATTTTTTGCCATCTGCTGCGAACCAACCCGCGCCTTGCCGAAGCCTTCAGTCAAGTCCTCGCCGAACGCCTGGAAGCCCGGCGTGCAGGGTTGGAAGCGGCGCGCATCGCTGCAATCCCAGCGCTCCACCTGAATGAGAAGTCGTCCCAGTTACTGGCGCAAATCAAGCGCCTGTTCGCGCTGGAGTGA
- a CDS encoding FAD-dependent oxidoreductase — protein sequence MPQPTSVLVIGCGISGLASALRLQAAGYHVTIYTREPPSQTTSNVAAALWYPYRCAPQEKVLAWSKVTFDELMRQHAAGVPGVTPTTFIELFDTDAPDPWWAAAVGGVTRQDREALPPGYVVGFSATVPVVETPRYLPYLVQRFETGGGVIVERQVSSLDEVGADYPLIINCTGLGARQLVNDPEVFPIRGQVVRVSNPGIRRALTDDEGPRRISYTIPRQTDVILGGTALPNVWDTTPETATTERVLRNCRELEPALAAAQVLETRVGLRPGRSAVRLEVERMRTAVVIHNYGHGGAGFTLAWGCADEVCRLAHLVLGQWA from the coding sequence ATGCCTCAACCAACTTCAGTGCTCGTGATTGGATGTGGGATTTCAGGTCTGGCCAGCGCCCTACGACTGCAAGCAGCCGGTTATCACGTCACGATTTACACCCGCGAGCCTCCATCGCAAACCACCTCGAACGTCGCGGCGGCGCTTTGGTATCCCTACCGCTGCGCGCCCCAGGAAAAGGTCCTGGCCTGGTCGAAAGTGACGTTTGATGAACTGATGCGGCAGCATGCCGCCGGCGTGCCGGGCGTCACGCCAACAACGTTTATTGAACTCTTTGACACCGACGCCCCAGACCCGTGGTGGGCGGCCGCCGTTGGGGGTGTCACCCGCCAGGACAGAGAAGCGTTGCCGCCGGGGTATGTCGTCGGCTTTTCGGCGACGGTTCCGGTTGTTGAGACGCCACGCTACCTCCCCTATCTCGTGCAGCGGTTTGAAACCGGCGGCGGCGTCATTGTTGAGCGTCAGGTTTCCAGTCTGGACGAGGTTGGCGCAGACTACCCACTGATCATCAACTGTACCGGTCTGGGCGCGCGCCAGTTGGTGAACGACCCAGAAGTTTTTCCCATTCGCGGGCAAGTTGTGCGTGTTTCCAATCCGGGCATCCGGCGCGCGTTGACCGATGATGAAGGTCCACGTCGCATCAGCTACACCATCCCGCGCCAAACGGATGTCATCCTTGGTGGGACGGCGCTGCCCAACGTCTGGGACACGACGCCCGAAACAGCCACAACGGAGCGGGTTCTGCGGAACTGCCGTGAGTTGGAGCCGGCACTGGCGGCGGCCCAAGTACTCGAAACGCGCGTGGGATTGCGGCCCGGACGCTCCGCAGTACGACTGGAGGTAGAGCGCATGAGGACGGCGGTTGTCATCCACAACTACGGGCATGGTGGGGCCGGATTTACCCTCGCCTGGGGCTGCGCCGACGAAGTCTGCCGCCTGGCGCATCTGGTGTTGGGTCAGTGGGCCTGA
- a CDS encoding S8 family serine peptidase, with amino-acid sequence MKIPSDQNASSSGSSVRRPTKQQRIRLFATCLAFFLMASGSGLIRPAGAAGERPALPTAPTIRTRDDGAKAVATSGNVQFFRLATTSQTERARAEQLGRVIEDYGRFVVVAVETKNVEQVQQTAAQHSFDIEPIDFSIGLHGFRYDPLIEHPTAKLSQPKASKTGRSYFLVQFLAPVREQWLAELRGMGIEVVQYVPNHAYIVCADGDTALRAADHPRVRWMGAFEAAHKVSPELLWTFGLETKTRGLAKDGTYLVAVFKQDKPDAVSRLVARSGRILSREVMPDSNVFDVLRVQLSPTDIPSVAAIEGVYAVEPYVAPTPEDERNAHVTAGNYTATGISGLAAPGYNPLAQFLTNGSNVTVGVVDDGFQIPGPSGFYITTANAVAAPPRGAAPPSFQGGHGHLCASIIAGAAPFPTFLDPLNYNYGLGVAPGAHLVSVPLITSGYTGTDAVAVDDTVTTLPPNNQRATISNNSWGAGAGVDYQTREAQYDGFVRDASTGSSIDPLCIVFSAGNSGPGASTLTRPKAAKNVITVGSSVGIRPELPPFLSVPNTNIDFMSDYSSRGPTQDQRIKPEISAPGQQITGPRTTSNSVGFTAIGDGVHIYGSGTSFAAPHLSGAAAIFTGWWRGQNAGAIPSPAMIKAALVNGAVDMNAEQPGVPGSSTVTPIPNNTEGWGRVNLTNSVNTGVPTQYVDQTVPFTSLSDSYTFTGRVADGTRPLRISLVWTDAPGAIGANPALVNDLDLTVTVGGNTYRGNVFSGGVSVTGGSADRRNNLENVFLNGIPASTPLSVQVTPAALNGNGIVGMPGNNQHFALVIFNANPESLPVVSGTGATLTAESCTPPNSAPDPGEVVTFNFGLQNVGTANTGTLVAQLLPTGGVTSPSANQVYGVLTAGGGSATRPFTFTVDSSLPCGGTITATLRLNDGVSIINQDVTFTLQVGTTVTNTFGPFSNPANISIPSSGPATPYPSTITVSGVSGTVSKVTVSINGYNHTFPDDVDVLLVGPGGQQCVLMSDAGGSADVVNVNLVFDDAAASLLPDATLITSGTYRPTNYGATDNFPAPGPGSVTQATPALSVFNGVDPNGVWNLYVVDDLGGDVGNFAGGWSLTIQTQTPSCSSCSVACTPSVINSLVSVTTNTGAPFGVQGTSTCAADGYSNDFLIQATLTNLSSATLTDLSYQVVELQHAGGPAPSPVFRLTSADGATCSSGGVAGATQALTSVTLGPGQSATATFRIAMPSIRRFRFFVNVLGCASGGSDSLGGKSRLMANALPIEVNVDGVLPPQKTVANRQPGQPNAGERQRGHTRR; translated from the coding sequence ATGAAAATACCGAGTGATCAAAATGCGTCATCGTCCGGTTCGTCGGTGCGCCGTCCGACCAAGCAGCAGCGCATACGGCTTTTTGCGACTTGCCTAGCGTTTTTCCTTATGGCATCAGGCAGTGGACTGATCCGCCCAGCCGGGGCGGCCGGTGAGCGGCCAGCGCTGCCGACCGCGCCGACCATCCGCACCCGTGATGATGGGGCAAAAGCAGTTGCGACGTCTGGAAACGTTCAATTCTTCCGTCTGGCGACAACAAGCCAAACCGAGCGAGCAAGAGCCGAACAGCTTGGCCGTGTGATTGAAGATTATGGACGCTTCGTGGTAGTCGCTGTCGAAACCAAAAACGTTGAGCAAGTTCAGCAAACGGCGGCTCAACATAGCTTTGACATTGAACCGATTGATTTCTCAATCGGTTTACACGGTTTCCGATACGATCCACTCATCGAACACCCAACTGCAAAGCTCTCACAGCCAAAAGCCAGTAAAACTGGAAGGAGCTACTTCCTCGTGCAATTTCTGGCACCGGTGCGTGAACAGTGGTTAGCCGAGTTACGTGGGATGGGCATCGAAGTTGTGCAGTATGTCCCTAACCATGCCTACATTGTGTGTGCTGACGGCGACACTGCCTTGCGCGCGGCAGACCATCCACGTGTCAGGTGGATGGGTGCTTTTGAGGCCGCTCACAAGGTGAGCCCGGAGTTGTTATGGACCTTCGGATTGGAAACTAAAACCCGTGGGCTAGCCAAGGACGGCACGTATTTAGTCGCTGTTTTCAAGCAGGACAAACCAGATGCGGTCAGCCGGTTGGTTGCGCGTTCTGGACGTATTCTCAGCCGGGAAGTCATGCCTGACAGCAACGTGTTTGATGTGTTGCGGGTGCAACTGTCGCCGACGGACATTCCATCGGTCGCTGCCATTGAAGGTGTTTATGCCGTCGAGCCATACGTTGCGCCGACACCTGAGGACGAACGGAATGCACACGTCACGGCTGGCAATTACACCGCCACCGGGATTAGCGGACTCGCTGCGCCTGGCTATAACCCACTTGCCCAGTTCTTGACGAATGGGAGTAACGTAACGGTCGGTGTCGTGGATGACGGTTTTCAGATTCCTGGTCCAAGTGGGTTTTACATTACGACTGCCAATGCCGTAGCTGCCCCGCCACGTGGGGCTGCCCCGCCTTCTTTTCAGGGCGGGCACGGACATTTATGCGCCTCCATCATTGCCGGCGCCGCTCCCTTTCCAACGTTCCTTGATCCACTCAACTACAACTACGGGCTGGGTGTCGCACCGGGTGCGCACCTTGTGAGTGTCCCCCTGATCACAAGTGGCTATACCGGGACCGACGCGGTTGCAGTGGATGACACCGTGACAACCCTCCCCCCGAACAATCAGCGAGCGACGATTTCCAATAATAGCTGGGGAGCCGGAGCCGGCGTGGACTACCAGACTCGTGAAGCCCAGTACGATGGTTTCGTTCGTGATGCTTCGACGGGGAGTAGTATAGACCCACTGTGCATCGTCTTCTCAGCCGGCAACAGCGGCCCTGGAGCTTCCACCCTTACCCGTCCAAAAGCTGCGAAAAATGTTATTACGGTCGGTTCATCGGTGGGAATTCGTCCCGAACTACCACCATTTCTAAGTGTTCCCAACACCAACATTGACTTCATGTCGGACTACTCCAGTCGCGGGCCGACGCAGGATCAGCGCATCAAGCCGGAAATTTCTGCGCCCGGCCAGCAGATCACAGGCCCCCGCACGACATCGAATTCAGTTGGTTTTACAGCCATCGGTGATGGGGTACACATTTACGGAAGTGGTACGTCTTTTGCCGCCCCCCATCTTTCTGGTGCGGCTGCTATTTTCACCGGTTGGTGGCGCGGACAGAATGCTGGGGCTATACCCTCACCGGCAATGATCAAGGCTGCACTGGTCAACGGTGCAGTTGATATGAATGCTGAACAACCCGGTGTGCCGGGGAGCAGCACGGTTACCCCAATTCCGAACAACACCGAAGGATGGGGACGTGTCAATCTCACAAACTCTGTCAACACCGGTGTTCCGACGCAATATGTTGACCAGACCGTACCTTTCACCTCACTTTCAGACAGTTACACCTTTACCGGGCGCGTTGCTGATGGGACACGCCCACTGCGCATTTCGCTGGTCTGGACGGATGCACCGGGAGCCATTGGCGCGAACCCTGCGCTGGTCAATGACCTCGATCTGACCGTCACCGTTGGTGGCAACACGTATCGCGGAAATGTGTTTTCAGGTGGCGTATCTGTGACAGGTGGAAGTGCCGACCGCCGCAATAACCTGGAAAATGTCTTCCTCAACGGTATTCCGGCAAGCACACCGCTGTCGGTCCAGGTGACGCCGGCAGCACTCAATGGGAATGGCATTGTTGGTATGCCGGGCAATAACCAGCACTTTGCACTGGTCATTTTCAATGCCAACCCTGAGTCCTTGCCGGTGGTCTCTGGGACGGGCGCTACCCTGACGGCGGAAAGCTGCACGCCACCAAACAGTGCTCCTGACCCGGGCGAAGTTGTCACCTTTAATTTCGGACTCCAGAATGTTGGCACGGCTAACACCGGAACACTGGTTGCCCAGCTTCTTCCAACAGGCGGTGTGACGTCGCCGAGTGCGAACCAAGTGTATGGTGTCCTCACTGCCGGCGGTGGCAGCGCGACTCGTCCGTTTACTTTCACCGTAGATTCAAGTTTGCCCTGCGGCGGCACCATTACGGCTACACTGCGGCTCAACGACGGGGTGAGCATTATCAATCAGGACGTCACCTTTACACTTCAGGTCGGAACTACCGTGACCAACACCTTTGGTCCATTCAGTAACCCGGCAAATATCAGCATTCCGAGTTCGGGGCCTGCTACCCCTTATCCCTCCACCATCACTGTATCTGGAGTCTCCGGCACGGTGAGCAAGGTCACGGTTTCCATCAATGGCTATAACCACACGTTTCCCGATGATGTGGATGTGCTGCTGGTTGGTCCTGGCGGGCAACAGTGTGTTTTGATGTCCGATGCCGGGGGCAGTGCCGATGTGGTCAACGTCAATCTTGTGTTTGATGATGCGGCGGCATCCCTCCTACCTGACGCTACACTTATCACCTCTGGGACATACCGTCCGACAAACTATGGTGCCACAGACAATTTCCCCGCGCCCGGGCCTGGTTCGGTAACTCAGGCGACGCCGGCACTCTCTGTCTTCAATGGCGTTGACCCGAACGGTGTCTGGAATCTCTATGTTGTGGATGATCTTGGTGGTGATGTGGGTAACTTTGCCGGTGGGTGGTCACTGACCATTCAGACACAAACGCCATCCTGCAGCTCGTGTAGCGTCGCCTGTACACCAAGTGTGATCAACTCGTTAGTCAGCGTGACAACCAATACCGGCGCGCCGTTTGGGGTACAGGGGACGTCAACCTGTGCTGCCGATGGCTACTCAAATGACTTTCTGATTCAAGCGACGCTCACCAATCTGTCGAGCGCGACGCTCACTGATCTGTCGTACCAAGTGGTTGAGCTACAGCACGCCGGTGGGCCGGCGCCATCCCCGGTGTTCCGGTTGACTTCAGCCGATGGGGCAACGTGTTCCAGTGGCGGGGTGGCTGGAGCGACGCAAGCACTCACCAGTGTCACGCTTGGGCCCGGGCAGAGCGCGACAGCGACATTTCGGATTGCAATGCCTTCCATCCGGCGCTTCCGGTTCTTTGTCAACGTGCTGGGCTGCGCCAGTGGCGGGAGTGACAGTCTCGGTGGCAAGTCGAGGCTGATGGCCAACGCGCTGCCGATAGAAGTCAATGTGGATGGTGTGCTGCCGCCACAAAAGACAGTTGCCAACCGGCAGCCTGGTCAGCCGAACGCCGGTGAGCGGCAACGTGGTCACACGCGGCGTTAG